The Longimicrobium terrae genome segment GGGAACAGCAGCGTTCCCGCGTTCATCATCTCGTACAGGCGGTGCACGCCGGTCGTCGTCTCTTCCGACACGCCGCGCAGCTCGGCCGCGATGCGGGTCCACCCCTGCGGGTCCGCGCCGATGGTGCGGCGCAGCGTCTCCAGGATCACGCCCCACTCTTCGGGATCGTTCTCCTCGTCGAACGCCGGGATCACGCCCGTCTTCTCGTACTCCACGCCCTTGTGGACGAGCAGGGTGGCGTCGCCGCCGTCATCCAGCAGCAGGTTGGGGCCGGTGCCGTCGGGCCACAGCAGCGCCTGCTCCGTGCACCACCAGTACTCTTCCAGCGTCTCGCCCTTCCAGGCATAGACGGGCACGCCGGCGGGCTCCTGCTCGGTGCCTTCCTTGCCCACGACCACCGCGGCGGCCGCATGGTCCTGGGTGCTGAAGATGTTGCAGCTCACCCAGCGCACGTCGGCGCCCAGCTCCACCAGCGTCTCGATGAGCACCGCGGTCTGCACGGTCATGTGCAGCGAGCCCATGATCTTGGCGCCGGCCAGCGGGTTCTTGCCGGCGTACTCGGCGCGCAGCGCCATCAGGCCCGGCATTTCGTGCTCGGCCAGGCGGATCTCCTTGCGGCCGAAGTCGGCCAGGGAGATGTCGGCGACCTTGAAGGGCTCGCGGCCGGCTTCGCGGGCGGCGATAAAGGGGCTGGTCAGTTCGGCGATGCTCACGTAAAACCTCAGGGAATAGGGAATAGGGAATCGGGAATAGGAACTACGGGATCAGCGTCACTGCGTTGTACGGGGCGGATTGCGCCGCTCCGGGACTGCTTTTCGGGCGATCAGAATCGGTGGATCAGGTTCAACCGCAATCTCCGTCATCGGTCCAGGCGGCGGGCGCTGGCGCAGAACAGGCGCGGCCCGCGGGCGCTGGGGTCCGGCGGGAGCGGAAGGTAGCGTACGGCGGACAGTCCCGCGTCCGTCATCCATCCGCCCATCTGCTCCTCCGCAAAGCCCTGCCACAGGTGTCCCATGGCCTGGCGGTACTCCTCGCGGTCGTGCGGCATCATGTCCATCACCAGCAGCCGGCCGCCGGGGCGCAGCGCCCGCGCCGCCTCGGCCACGGCCTGCGCCGGCTCGGCGACGTAGTGCAGCACCAGGAACGCCACGGCGGCGTCCAGCGCGCCGTCATCCACAGGCAGCGACTCCAGCTCGCCGGCGCGCACCTCCACGTTGGCCAGCGGCGCCAGGCGGGCGCGGGCGGCGTCCAGCATGGCGGGCGAGCTGTCCACGGCCACCACGCGGTGGACGAAAGGCGCGAGGGTCGCCGCCACCTGCCCTGTTCCGCACCCCAGGTCGCCCACGGTCCATTCCTCGTCCAGCAGGCCGAGCAGTCCGACCAGGTCCGCGCGGCGTCCGAAAAGGTCGGCCCGGAGACGGTCCCACTCGCCCGCGGCGCTGCTGAAGAACTCGCGCGACCGCGTGGCCCGCTCGGCCAGCACGCTGCGCAGCCGTTCCGCGTCCTGCACGGCGGACGGGAGGCCGGCCACGCCTGGGCGAACCAGCGTCCACAGCTGCCGCGCGTCCGCTTCCAGCCGGTCCAGCGGCATGCGGTAGCGGCGGCTGGTGCCTTCTGCCCGCGCGCTCACCCAGCCCTCGTCGCCCAGCAGCTTCAGGTGGCGGCTTACGGTGGACTGGGGAAGCTGCAGCACCTGGCACATCTCGCCCACGGTCAGCTCGTGCCGCTCCAGAACCAGGAGCAGCCGGCTGCGTGTGGTGTCGGCCAGGGCCGACATGCGGTCGAAGATCGCGGGTGCTGCAACGCTCATCCATTCTCCATCCGTAGATCCGGATGGAAAGATACAACAGGCACTCTCCGTACGCAAGCAGCCCCACCGCAGCGAGTGCCGTGCGGCTGTTTGGTCGATGAAGATCATCCCCAATCCGCCGCGCCGGCCGTCGAGGCGGAGCGTTGCAAGATGTTGAGGAGAAACGCGATCAAGCGATGGATGTCATGCGCGTTCTGAGATCCCGAACCGGCCATCCGGCGTCCCGATCACCACCCATCCCGCGGCCGTGGATTCGGTGCGGTGGAGGGCTGAGTCGCGGCCGCACGCCTCGCTCAAGACGGGCGGCGGCCCGCGGCAACCATGGACCGCGCCTCGCTATCCCGCCCATCGCGTACGCGGGTCGCGCGGCAGTGGATGGGTGCGGTGATGCGTGAGTCGGGGCCGCGCCTCGCCATCCCGCCAATCGCGTTAGGCGGGTC includes the following:
- a CDS encoding ArsR/SmtB family transcription factor, translating into MSVAAPAIFDRMSALADTTRSRLLLVLERHELTVGEMCQVLQLPQSTVSRHLKLLGDEGWVSARAEGTSRRYRMPLDRLEADARQLWTLVRPGVAGLPSAVQDAERLRSVLAERATRSREFFSSAAGEWDRLRADLFGRRADLVGLLGLLDEEWTVGDLGCGTGQVAATLAPFVHRVVAVDSSPAMLDAARARLAPLANVEVRAGELESLPVDDGALDAAVAFLVLHYVAEPAQAVAEAARALRPGGRLLVMDMMPHDREEYRQAMGHLWQGFAEEQMGGWMTDAGLSAVRYLPLPPDPSARGPRLFCASARRLDR